The nucleotide sequence GGTAAACGCCAGCCTTGATTCCATGAAACCTCCCACCATCATTAGAACACCGGCCCGGGAGGCAACACCGGCTATCTTAACGGCTTTATGCAGGCCCGATGATTTCCCTAGCTTGATGTTTATATAGTCGCAGGCACCAAGACCAATGAGCCGTGACGCATCATTTTGGTCAAGACACGATTCATCTGCCATCAGGGGGACCGGACTTGAACGGCGCACTTCGGGCAGCGACATAAAATCCCACCTGGGTATCGGCTCTTCACAATACTCAATATTCATTCCTGCAAGATCATTGAGTAACAATACAGCGGTTTCCCTGTCCCACCCCTGGTTGGCATCAAGCCTCAGAGGTATCTCCGGTCCGACGGCACTCCTGATACTTGCTACTCTCCGCAAATCATTCTCCCGGTTATCGCCGAGCTTTACCTTGATAAATCTGAATCCCCTGTTCATGATCTCCAGTGCATCTGCTGCCATCACTGAAGCATCATCAAGGGAAACTGTATAATCGGTATAAAGCTCCTTCCGTTCATTGCCGCCAAGAAACTCAAACAGGGGCAACCCCTTAACCCTGGCTGCAATGTCGTGCAGCGCAATGTCAAAAGCACTTTTTATACTGGTATTGCCATAAATGACAGCATCCATTATGGCTGTACACCCTTCGATGTCACGTGGGTCCTTTCCGATAAGAGTTCTGGCCAGGTAATGCCCAACATCTGTGCATGTGCCCTGGCTCTCGCCGTTAATGGTGAGCGACGGACTGCATTCGCCGTATCCTGTCACCCCCCTGTCGGTTATTATCCGCAGGTAGATGTTATCAGCGTGGGTGATCGCACCCAGGGATATTATAAACGGTTTTTTCAGCCTGATGCTGGCCTTGTAGACTTCAACCCTTGTAATTCGCATAATCCTTGAATTTATAATTGTTATACCTGATATCCTTAAATATAACTCAAAAATGCCGTCTTTCAACAGTTAACCAAGCTCAACCTTATCAGGTCGTTAATGATTTCGAGCATACTGTTTCCGCTTTCGCGGAAGATTAATCGCTTAAATATACATGAAAATTTTTTCAGCCAATTTACACACAGACGGCTGAAAAAATTTTCATGTTAAAGCGAAGCGGTTCCTCCTGTAAGTCAAAATTTTGTATTTTCTGAAACAAAATTTTGACTTCTTTTATTACAGGAGAAATATAGATGAATTTGTTTCTTCCTGGAGACAAAATTCCGGCTTTTTTTACCGTAGAAAGCTATAATTACTTTTTATATATCATTGATTGACTGATGATGAAAACAGGAGTGAA is from Marinilabiliales bacterium and encodes:
- a CDS encoding dipeptide epimerase, with protein sequence MRITRVEVYKASIRLKKPFIISLGAITHADNIYLRIITDRGVTGYGECSPSLTINGESQGTCTDVGHYLARTLIGKDPRDIEGCTAIMDAVIYGNTSIKSAFDIALHDIAARVKGLPLFEFLGGNERKELYTDYTVSLDDASVMAADALEIMNRGFRFIKVKLGDNRENDLRRVASIRSAVGPEIPLRLDANQGWDRETAVLLLNDLAGMNIEYCEEPIPRWDFMSLPEVRRSSPVPLMADESCLDQNDASRLIGLGACDYINIKLGKSSGLHKAVKIAGVASRAGVLMMVGGFMESRLAFTASAHLSLTNDHIVFSDFDSPMMMEEDPVTGGIVYGENGLVDVPDGPGLGASVDEGYLQRLPCAVIE